The Ziziphus jujuba cultivar Dongzao chromosome 1, ASM3175591v1 genome segment CGTTTGTAATCcatttctctttccctttttcCCTCCATACGAAAAAGCTGAATATGAAAAAGGCGTTCGTATTGGCTAAAAGTGGACCAACAAAGAAACGACGCCGTTAGGCTTTGCGTCATTTATTATACCGACGCACACAAGTAGCACCTCGTGTCAaaatctcacttttttttttttttttccaattttggccttcaaacaaaatccaatcccacccttcaatttaatttatttttaacaatttaaattgaatttttatattaatcaaattaaattagatttaaaatattataaattatatagattaaattgcttataaattgaaaatataaatctaatCGAATCcaatttaacttaaataatatattatataattaaaaaattatatttttttatttttatatgtaaattttaatatattttttatttttatatattaatttttaattttttttatttttatatattaatttttaatatatatttttttttaatcttcaaatttcaaatggatttttgagtgaatgaattttaatgaatatattattttatattatttatcctaACAATTTTAATCCGATTTTGTAGGAGTGATATGATGATGTTAATGTTTGCTACTTGATAAGTGTATGATGTGTattatttgctacattttcttctttgtttttcattgtaaactatgttgtattattctaattatattttatgtttgaataattatattttatattttatattttatatttgaaaatttttttatttgtattatatatttataaattaataaattttaaaccaatcaacaaattcaaatcaaatcgatcataaataatttgatttggtttgaatttaatattttaataatttaatataaataatttaatttgatttaaatttaatattttaataatttaatttaaattacatattaaaaaaatcgcTAAATATGAATTGGATTGTATTTTAATCTAAAATCAAATCAACCATATCCACCCCTATATCTTCAACAGTTGACATTTTATCAGTTTTTTGAAAGGATAAAAGCATACAACTTTTTTGCGGGCTCCGTGACAAAAAATGCTATATTCTGTTAAAGAGAGTACTTTccgttaaaaaataataataataattataataattaaaaaatctgGCGAagcatatttatattaattattttatttattgtacgCGGCAACTGAAGAAATTAGAAACCATTCACTTTCAGATCTTTCTGGATTCTCTCACGAGCTTTTTGGCTTAATCGATTTTTCTCCAACTGAATAATCTGACTTCTGCATAGAATACCAAAATCCGAAACCAACTTTATACTGgtaaaattctctctctctctcttttctaggATTCCCTTATTTAGCAATCTGGAATTTTTAGTTCTAAATTCCCATTTTTATGGAACCCACATTTAGAGCTTGATTCAGTTTtcttctgtattttttttccccctaaatttttctttattgttcCATATTTTATTTCCATGATTGAGAACAGCTTGTTTGGatgagaattttctttttttctttttttttctttttttttgttttttttggccctttttgTGACTGTGGAGGAAAGTGTGAGTATCTTGCTAAACCAATTATGTGAAAGATTCTTATATTCTTATCTTAATTGTTTTCATAGTAGTTTTTCGGTGTAATTACTTTTGGCTGCTGCATTAGATTATCATGGTGGACTGTATCTGCTTAGTGATAATCAGATTGTTTGTTCAGTTCTTGTCCAATCAATTATTAATAGAAGATGGTGAATTTGAGCTTTCTATGATGCCCAAATTGACTTAGATCATGAATTCAATATAGATCTCCGCTTTTGTTAGTTAATATATCGAAGTTTGCTTGATCTGAAATGAAAATCCTTTTTATATTAACTTACTTTCTTGACAATAACTTTTACCACTAGAAAGTGACTATGGAAACTCAGAAATTTTTTCATTCTATGCTGAAAAACCTGAAAAACGAAATCGCAATTTGGCCACAGGCTGAACAGATATACAGCATAAATGGTAGTTTGTTTTCAGTCATGACTATAATCAAAAGGATAAaactttatttcaaaatatggtTTGTCGATCTGAAACTGCTTTCAAGTAATGTTCTGATTctgcataaacaaaaaaatgctTGATGgcaaactattatttttttttttaataataaattttcagggttttgggaattttttcCATCCTACATGTTATCTAACTTGTGCTTTGTTTTACCAAAATACTAATATAAATAAAGGGTGGAGAATTAAATCTAGAATGATATTATTAGTTGTTCATTTGAGGATCTTCGTGATGTACAGTTAGTGGACTATGCAACAGTGCAGGTGCCTTTGTTCTTTGTTCTCATTTTCCTGAACCATCATAATGGCCTCTAATGGTGTTAAAGAACCCTTGCTTTCGGGAATAACAGATGCTACAGCTCAAACACACAGAAAAGATGCACCTAAGAGAAGAATGTTCCATCATTCTAGAAGTGCTCCTCCTGCAGATCATATTTCACAGGATACAGCCGGCCTTGCCTCAGTTCCACGTTCTGATTCCATTTTTGGGAATTTACACCCGAATTTTCGTAAAATGGCCATCTTTTTTTTTGCCTACTTAGGTATAGGAGCTGTATGCTTCTACCTAGTTAGGCGCCAAATTAAGGGAAAGAAGACGGATGGATTTCTTGATGCCgtttatttatgcattgtgaCAATGACTACCGTTGGATATGGAGACTTGGTACCCAACAATACTGTTTCAAAACTGCTTGCTTGTGCATTTGTGTTCACAGGAATGGCTCTAGGTGCCTTGATACTGGGTAAAGCAGCAGACTATTTGGTGGAGAAGCAGGAAATATTGCTTGTGAGGGCGATGCATATGCATCAAAATgtacataaaagtgaaattctaaaAGAAGCTGAGACTCACAGAATCAGATACAAGTGCATTAGTGTTTTTATCCTTATTTTGGTACTAATTGTTGTTGGTACAACCTTTCTAGTCATTGTTGAGAAATTCGATGTTGTGGATGCATTTTATTGTGTTTGTTCTACCATCACAACCTTGGGGTATGGAGATAAGAGCTTCTCGACTAAAGCAGGACGCATTTTTGCAGTTTTCTGGATATTAACAAGTACTATTTGCTTAGCTCAGTTTTTCCTTTACATTGCTGAGCTTAACACTGAGAAGAGGCAAAGGGCATTGGTCAAGTGGGTTCTTACGCGTAGGGTAACAAATTTAGATTTGGAGGCAGCTGATTTGGATGACGATGGAAGGGTTGGGTATGTAAAATTTCTTTTCTACTGGTAGTTCCATTGTTGGCTTGTGTCTGAATCTTATATTTGTGGATTGTTTCTTGACAAGATTGGATAACATATTTTTCTGTTTCGTGACTCATGCTGTGatcctttctttcccttttagGCTTGCTGAATTCATCGTGTATAAGCTCAAAGAGATGGGAAAGATCACCCAGGAAGATATAAAACTTGTAACGGAGGAGTTTGAAAATCTCGATGTTGATCAGTCGGGAACCTTGTCTGCATCTGATATAATGCTTGCTCAATCATCTCAAACTGAGAGATAACAAACAACATGATGTGGTTTTTCACTTGTGAAATGGTGAAAGATCTTGAGAGCAACCTAACAGCTATTCTTTGAGTTCGTCTTCTGTAATGCATATGTATAACATAATGTATTTGAGTGCTTTATATATACTTATGGTATATTTTGTTTTGGCTTGTAACGATTTGTTCTCGAAATATACCAACATCTGTTTCCTACGAAAACATAGTTACTGACCCACAGCTGTGCCTTAAGTCGAAGCTGAAAACATGCTCAATTGTCATATAAGTCATCTTTTTCATATAAACCAGAGCTATACCCAGAAAAACCCAGAAATTGTTCTTTTTTCCCTTGTTTAGATTTAAGATTTTATTGGGGATCCATCCAGagatcatcaattttttttttaataaaatctgtCATCTAGCTATGTTTGTGGCTTGGGCTTTTATTGGGCCAGTTGGGATATGGGGAACCCCAAACAAAGTATTGAATCAGTAGCCCAGCCCATGAAGCCCCTCTTAGTCATTATCAACCGTCATTGAA includes the following:
- the LOC107407176 gene encoding two-pore potassium channel 1, with the protein product MASNGVKEPLLSGITDATAQTHRKDAPKRRMFHHSRSAPPADHISQDTAGLASVPRSDSIFGNLHPNFRKMAIFFFAYLGIGAVCFYLVRRQIKGKKTDGFLDAVYLCIVTMTTVGYGDLVPNNTVSKLLACAFVFTGMALGALILGKAADYLVEKQEILLVRAMHMHQNVHKSEILKEAETHRIRYKCISVFILILVLIVVGTTFLVIVEKFDVVDAFYCVCSTITTLGYGDKSFSTKAGRIFAVFWILTSTICLAQFFLYIAELNTEKRQRALVKWVLTRRVTNLDLEAADLDDDGRVGLAEFIVYKLKEMGKITQEDIKLVTEEFENLDVDQSGTLSASDIMLAQSSQTER